The following are encoded together in the Buteo buteo chromosome 2, bButBut1.hap1.1, whole genome shotgun sequence genome:
- the LOC142038047 gene encoding uncharacterized protein LOC142038047 isoform X1: protein MAGPRLGRAGAVAARLLRLEARLARAERQLRAALALRGRLQALERRLESGSGGGGSGGGAPRVSARRGAAGGGREAARPRAARVPVRLEDVWVQFSEREWRALRGWQRALHRAVMRSNYHMLLSLEPDAPRRDAQARSEGGNQPCARSCEDGHGRGDPAETGTEDSIIHIKQEEELRAADQQEGEAGEAPEEPCPAEQAFYEPEASSQTEKGKEAYARELPGAEGEDLPRDPDAGFQTYATDVLSWIKQEEEPRCPEGQDLEKEEISTDPSTVHDENTKRDPPADCFESTVCDSEVPGRPAEKFSKDPSPGVTWDSHWNSEMMETNTTGNGLGGGAQYDRGFGEHVDFFSTQENTVGKRPCAYNKCERNSTQQEHLQTPQGAQEGETFPGPTCEKSLNERVFHLLHSQPCAPGEKDIGQGAAPASCEGLPAGPQLVARTECGQNPAGGTRLRDHNGLGREEQPSTESEENFPAENPLASPCWDHPQDKSEDCIRCRRHFAPRGSLASQQQSQGRGKSYICSDCGKSFVCHSWLVRHQMTHTGERPYKCSECDKSYRRKDYLLNHQRRHSGEGLFQCPLCRKRFVLRRSFMKHQESHVQETHLTLAGWPCTEIRGSVMHSI, encoded by the exons ATGGCCGGTCCCCGGCTGGGGCGAGCGGGGGCTGTGGCGGCGCGGCTGCTCCGCCTGGAGGCCCGCCTGGCGCGGGCGGAGCGGCAGCTGCGGGCCGCGCTGGCTCTGCGCGGCCGcctccaggcgctggagcggCGGTTGGAgagcggcagcggcggcggcggcagcggcggcggggctccTCGGGTGTCGGCgaggcgcggggcggcgggcggcggccgggaGGCAGCGCGGCCTCGGGCAGCGCGGGTGCCGGTGAGGCTGGAGGACGTGTGGGTGCAGTTCAGCGAGCGGGAGTGGCGGGCGCTGCGCGGCTGGCAGCGGGCCCTGCACCGCGCCGTCATGAGGAGCAACTACCACATGCTGCTCTCCCTCG AGCCCGACGCTCCCAGACGCGATGCCCAGGCCCGGTCGGAGGGTGGGAACCAGCCGTGTGCTCGGAGCTGTGAGGATGGGCACGGGAGAGGTGATCCTGCAGAGACCGGCACCG AAGACAGCATAATCCATATTAAGCAAGAAGAAGAGTTGCGCGCTGCAGAtcagcaggagggggaggctGGAGAAGCTCCTGAAGAGCCCTGCCCGG CAGAGCAAGCGTTTTATGAGCCTGAGGCTTCAAGTCAGACCGAGAAAGGCAAAGAGGCGTATGCCAGGGAGCTGCCAGGTGCAGAGGGTGAGGACCTCCCAAGAGACCCTGACGCAG GATTTCAGACTTATGCAACTGATGTTTTATCATGGATTAAACAAGAGGAGGAGCCACGCTGCCCTGAAGGACAAGActtggagaaagaagaaatctctACAGACCCGAGTACAG TGCACGATGAAAACACAAAGAGGGACCCTCCGGCAGATTGCTTTGAAAGCACTGTGTGTGACTCAGAGGTACCAGGAAGACCTGCAGAGAAGTTTTCCAAGGATCCTAGTCCCGGAGTGACATGGGACAGTCACTGGAATTCAGAAATGATGGAAACAAACACCACCGGGAATGGCCTTGGGGGTGGTGCTCAGTACGACCGAGGGTTTGGTGAGCACGTAGATTTCTTTAGCACTCAGGAAAACACTGTTGGAAAGAGACCGTGCGCGTACAACAAATGTGAGAGAAATTCCACCCAGCAGGAACATCTTCAGACGCCCCAGGGAGCCCAAGAAGGGGAGACATTTCCAGGCCCCACGTGTGAGAAGAGTCTCAACGAAAGGGTGTTCCATCTGCTGCACTCACAGCCGTGTGCTCCAGGTGAGAAAGACATTGGCCagggggctgctcctgcctcctgcgaggggctgcctgcagggccacagCTGGTGGCCCGCACTGAGTGTGGACAAAACCCTGCGGGCGGAACCAGGCTTCGTGACCACAATGGCCTCGGCAGAGAGGAGCAGCCGTCCACAGAAAGCGAGGAGAACTTCCCCGCAGAAAACCCGTTAGCCAGCCCCTGCTGGGATCACCCGCAGGACAAATCGGAGGACTGCATCAGGTGCAGGCGGCACTTTGCGCCCAGGGGCAGCCTGgcaagccagcagcagagccagggcaggggcAAGTCCTACATTTGCAGCGACTGTGGGAAAAGCTTCGTTTGCCATTCGTGGCTCGTTAGACACCAGATGACTCACACAGGAGAGAGGCCATACAAGTGCTCTGAGTGTGACAAAAGCTACAGGAGAAAGGATTATCTTCTAAACCACCAGCGCCGGCACTCGGGAGAGGGGCTCTTCCAGTGCCCCCTCTGCAGGAAAAGATTTGTGCTCAGGAGGAGTTTCATGAAACATCAGGAAAGTCACGTGCAAGAAACACATTTGACGTTGGCTGGTTGGCCTTGCACAGAGATCAGGGGGTCTGTAATGCACTCCATATAG
- the LOC142038047 gene encoding uncharacterized protein LOC142038047 isoform X2, translating to MAGPRLGRAGAVAARLLRLEARLARAERQLRAALALRGRLQALERRLESGSGGGGSGGGAPRVSARRGAAGGGREAARPRAARVPVRLEDVWVQFSEREWRALRGWQRALHRAVMRSNYHMLLSLEPDAPRRDAQARSEGGNQPCARSCEDGHGRGDPAETGTEDSIIHIKQEEELRAADQQEGEAGEAPEEPCPEQAFYEPEASSQTEKGKEAYARELPGAEGEDLPRDPDAGFQTYATDVLSWIKQEEEPRCPEGQDLEKEEISTDPSTVHDENTKRDPPADCFESTVCDSEVPGRPAEKFSKDPSPGVTWDSHWNSEMMETNTTGNGLGGGAQYDRGFGEHVDFFSTQENTVGKRPCAYNKCERNSTQQEHLQTPQGAQEGETFPGPTCEKSLNERVFHLLHSQPCAPGEKDIGQGAAPASCEGLPAGPQLVARTECGQNPAGGTRLRDHNGLGREEQPSTESEENFPAENPLASPCWDHPQDKSEDCIRCRRHFAPRGSLASQQQSQGRGKSYICSDCGKSFVCHSWLVRHQMTHTGERPYKCSECDKSYRRKDYLLNHQRRHSGEGLFQCPLCRKRFVLRRSFMKHQESHVQETHLTLAGWPCTEIRGSVMHSI from the exons ATGGCCGGTCCCCGGCTGGGGCGAGCGGGGGCTGTGGCGGCGCGGCTGCTCCGCCTGGAGGCCCGCCTGGCGCGGGCGGAGCGGCAGCTGCGGGCCGCGCTGGCTCTGCGCGGCCGcctccaggcgctggagcggCGGTTGGAgagcggcagcggcggcggcggcagcggcggcggggctccTCGGGTGTCGGCgaggcgcggggcggcgggcggcggccgggaGGCAGCGCGGCCTCGGGCAGCGCGGGTGCCGGTGAGGCTGGAGGACGTGTGGGTGCAGTTCAGCGAGCGGGAGTGGCGGGCGCTGCGCGGCTGGCAGCGGGCCCTGCACCGCGCCGTCATGAGGAGCAACTACCACATGCTGCTCTCCCTCG AGCCCGACGCTCCCAGACGCGATGCCCAGGCCCGGTCGGAGGGTGGGAACCAGCCGTGTGCTCGGAGCTGTGAGGATGGGCACGGGAGAGGTGATCCTGCAGAGACCGGCACCG AAGACAGCATAATCCATATTAAGCAAGAAGAAGAGTTGCGCGCTGCAGAtcagcaggagggggaggctGGAGAAGCTCCTGAAGAGCCCTGCCCGG AGCAAGCGTTTTATGAGCCTGAGGCTTCAAGTCAGACCGAGAAAGGCAAAGAGGCGTATGCCAGGGAGCTGCCAGGTGCAGAGGGTGAGGACCTCCCAAGAGACCCTGACGCAG GATTTCAGACTTATGCAACTGATGTTTTATCATGGATTAAACAAGAGGAGGAGCCACGCTGCCCTGAAGGACAAGActtggagaaagaagaaatctctACAGACCCGAGTACAG TGCACGATGAAAACACAAAGAGGGACCCTCCGGCAGATTGCTTTGAAAGCACTGTGTGTGACTCAGAGGTACCAGGAAGACCTGCAGAGAAGTTTTCCAAGGATCCTAGTCCCGGAGTGACATGGGACAGTCACTGGAATTCAGAAATGATGGAAACAAACACCACCGGGAATGGCCTTGGGGGTGGTGCTCAGTACGACCGAGGGTTTGGTGAGCACGTAGATTTCTTTAGCACTCAGGAAAACACTGTTGGAAAGAGACCGTGCGCGTACAACAAATGTGAGAGAAATTCCACCCAGCAGGAACATCTTCAGACGCCCCAGGGAGCCCAAGAAGGGGAGACATTTCCAGGCCCCACGTGTGAGAAGAGTCTCAACGAAAGGGTGTTCCATCTGCTGCACTCACAGCCGTGTGCTCCAGGTGAGAAAGACATTGGCCagggggctgctcctgcctcctgcgaggggctgcctgcagggccacagCTGGTGGCCCGCACTGAGTGTGGACAAAACCCTGCGGGCGGAACCAGGCTTCGTGACCACAATGGCCTCGGCAGAGAGGAGCAGCCGTCCACAGAAAGCGAGGAGAACTTCCCCGCAGAAAACCCGTTAGCCAGCCCCTGCTGGGATCACCCGCAGGACAAATCGGAGGACTGCATCAGGTGCAGGCGGCACTTTGCGCCCAGGGGCAGCCTGgcaagccagcagcagagccagggcaggggcAAGTCCTACATTTGCAGCGACTGTGGGAAAAGCTTCGTTTGCCATTCGTGGCTCGTTAGACACCAGATGACTCACACAGGAGAGAGGCCATACAAGTGCTCTGAGTGTGACAAAAGCTACAGGAGAAAGGATTATCTTCTAAACCACCAGCGCCGGCACTCGGGAGAGGGGCTCTTCCAGTGCCCCCTCTGCAGGAAAAGATTTGTGCTCAGGAGGAGTTTCATGAAACATCAGGAAAGTCACGTGCAAGAAACACATTTGACGTTGGCTGGTTGGCCTTGCACAGAGATCAGGGGGTCTGTAATGCACTCCATATAG